The following coding sequences lie in one Mucilaginibacter sp. KACC 22773 genomic window:
- a CDS encoding alpha/beta hydrolase-fold protein, translating into MIKKIFFCAFWVFAQTFLLFGQVKTTFKTGKIPPLKNQSESLFLAGNFNGWNPADSAWKLLPDGIGGYRLLTAMPKGIYNYKITRGSWDKVECTATGKPADNRSLIITGDTIIVLDVAAWQDNFAPAEKKHTTTARVHIISGKFEMPQLNRQRRIWIYLPENYTSSKKRYPVIYMHDGQNLFDEYTSGYGEWGLDELMDKVPPQKQCIIVGIDHGGDFRITEYDPYDSKYGKGRGDDYVEFLAQTLKPYIDTHYKTMADAKNTTIAGSSMGGLISMYATLKYPGVFGNAGIFSPAFWIAPQIYDLAKQKAISHKTRFYFVCGDAESEDMVADMQKMASIIKNNGAKPENAPVTIIKGSSHNEKQWNGDWPGFYNWLMQSESLEVWKVRK; encoded by the coding sequence ATGATAAAAAAAATATTTTTCTGCGCGTTTTGGGTTTTTGCCCAAACTTTTTTGCTTTTCGGACAGGTAAAAACAACCTTCAAAACGGGTAAAATACCACCCCTGAAAAACCAGTCTGAAAGCCTGTTTTTGGCAGGTAATTTTAACGGTTGGAACCCGGCCGACAGTGCCTGGAAATTGCTCCCCGATGGCATTGGTGGCTACCGGCTTTTAACAGCAATGCCTAAGGGGATTTATAACTACAAAATAACACGTGGGAGCTGGGATAAGGTGGAATGCACTGCAACCGGCAAGCCTGCCGATAACCGCAGCCTTATAATTACCGGCGATACTATTATAGTTTTAGATGTTGCCGCCTGGCAGGATAATTTTGCCCCGGCTGAAAAGAAACATACGACCACCGCCCGGGTACATATCATTAGCGGTAAATTTGAGATGCCTCAACTGAACAGGCAGCGCCGCATTTGGATTTACCTGCCCGAAAATTATACTTCATCAAAAAAAAGGTACCCGGTTATTTATATGCACGACGGGCAAAACCTTTTTGATGAATACACCAGTGGTTACGGGGAGTGGGGTCTTGACGAATTGATGGATAAAGTACCGCCGCAAAAGCAGTGTATTATAGTGGGAATTGATCATGGCGGCGATTTCAGGATCACCGAGTATGATCCTTATGATTCAAAGTATGGCAAAGGGCGGGGTGACGATTATGTAGAGTTCCTGGCACAAACGTTGAAACCCTACATTGATACACATTATAAAACCATGGCTGATGCAAAAAATACCACAATAGCCGGTAGTTCGATGGGTGGGCTGATATCAATGTACGCCACATTAAAATATCCGGGTGTGTTTGGTAATGCCGGCATATTTTCGCCGGCTTTTTGGATAGCCCCCCAAATTTACGATCTGGCCAAACAAAAAGCCATCAGCCATAAAACCCGTTTTTATTTTGTTTGCGGCGATGCCGAAAGTGAAGACATGGTTGCCGATATGCAAAAAATGGCCTCGATCATAAAGAATAATGGGGCTAAGCCCGAAAACGCCCCGGTAACCATCATCAAAGGATCCAGCCATAATGAAAAGCAATGGAACGGAGATTGGCCAGGATTTTATAATTGGCTAATGCAGTCGGAAAGTTTGGAAGTCTGGAAAGTCCGAAAGTAG
- a CDS encoding RecQ family ATP-dependent DNA helicase, with protein MTIEEILKQYWNHDHFRPMQAEIIKSVLLGHDTLALLPTGGGKSVCFQVPALAKEGVCIVISPLIALMKDQVENLKDKGINAVAIVSGMGRREIDLALDNCIYGTVKFLYLSPERLLSELVQERIKYMKVNLIAVDEAHCISQWGYDFRPPYLHIADLRQLHPNVPVLALTATATADVKKDIQDKLQFKNPVIYQQSFERSNISYVVQDAENKFRRMLDIAKGVKGSGIVYVRSRKDAAEIAKYYNENGIKADFYHAGLPMDERAERQESWKNNRTRVIVATNAFGMGIDKPDVRFVIHKDMPESLEAYYQEAGRGGRDGQKAYGVLLYTHADRLRQEKLFELNFPTVDEIKHVYHCLANYYQLAYEAGEGLSFDLDLGEFCSRFKLDAIKTLNALKFLEKDEYLSFNESVFLPSRFRFEVVNEVLYNFQIQNAGWDPFIKTLLRSYGGAFENYVKIKEYDLSRRTTLSVQQVVEGLLQLQQFGLISYLQQTDKPQVTYLKARQQSNRLFINKNYIQERKETYRQKMEAVFAYAVHKQCRSQMLLAYFDEPNARKCGICDVCLDEKRHKNEDELFDNITNEVVQLLSISTPDIGTLITTINIGTEKDKMETIRLLLDAGKIKTDGEKYYL; from the coding sequence ATGACTATCGAAGAAATATTAAAACAGTACTGGAACCATGATCATTTCAGGCCGATGCAGGCCGAGATCATCAAGTCTGTTTTATTGGGTCATGATACGCTGGCTTTGCTGCCTACAGGTGGTGGTAAATCTGTTTGTTTCCAGGTGCCTGCGTTAGCTAAAGAGGGGGTATGCATCGTCATATCACCGCTGATTGCCCTGATGAAAGACCAGGTTGAGAACTTAAAAGATAAGGGAATTAATGCCGTAGCCATCGTGTCCGGAATGGGCCGGCGCGAGATTGACCTGGCGTTGGATAACTGCATTTATGGCACGGTTAAATTTTTATACCTCTCGCCCGAACGTTTACTGTCAGAACTGGTACAGGAGCGGATAAAATACATGAAGGTGAACCTGATAGCGGTTGACGAAGCGCACTGTATCTCGCAATGGGGCTATGATTTTCGCCCCCCGTACCTGCACATTGCCGATTTACGCCAATTGCATCCCAATGTGCCTGTGCTTGCCCTTACCGCAACAGCCACGGCTGATGTTAAAAAGGACATCCAGGATAAACTGCAATTTAAAAATCCGGTTATCTATCAGCAAAGTTTTGAGCGTAGTAACATCAGCTACGTTGTTCAGGATGCCGAAAATAAATTCAGGCGGATGTTGGATATTGCCAAAGGGGTTAAAGGCAGCGGCATCGTATATGTGCGCAGCCGTAAAGATGCCGCCGAAATTGCCAAATATTATAATGAAAACGGTATCAAAGCCGATTTTTACCACGCTGGTCTGCCTATGGACGAGCGTGCCGAACGCCAGGAAAGCTGGAAAAATAACCGCACGCGGGTAATTGTAGCCACTAATGCCTTTGGGATGGGTATTGACAAACCCGACGTTCGGTTTGTTATTCATAAAGATATGCCCGAAAGCCTGGAAGCTTATTACCAGGAAGCCGGCAGGGGAGGCCGCGACGGGCAAAAGGCTTATGGCGTGTTGCTATACACCCATGCCGACAGACTGCGGCAGGAGAAGTTGTTTGAACTTAATTTCCCTACGGTTGATGAAATAAAGCATGTTTACCATTGCCTGGCCAACTATTACCAGCTTGCTTATGAAGCAGGAGAGGGGCTTAGCTTTGACCTTGACCTGGGCGAATTTTGCAGCCGTTTTAAGCTGGATGCTATCAAAACGCTAAACGCCCTTAAGTTTTTGGAAAAAGACGAATACCTGTCGTTCAACGAGAGCGTTTTCCTGCCATCGCGGTTCAGGTTCGAAGTTGTTAACGAGGTGCTATATAACTTCCAGATCCAGAATGCCGGCTGGGACCCGTTTATTAAAACGTTGTTGCGGTCATACGGCGGCGCGTTTGAAAATTATGTTAAAATCAAAGAGTATGACCTGTCAAGGCGTACTACATTAAGCGTTCAGCAGGTTGTTGAAGGGTTGTTGCAGCTACAGCAGTTTGGCTTAATTAGCTATCTTCAGCAAACAGATAAACCACAGGTTACTTATTTAAAAGCGCGGCAGCAATCAAACAGGCTGTTTATCAACAAGAACTACATCCAGGAGCGTAAGGAAACTTACCGCCAAAAAATGGAGGCAGTTTTTGCGTATGCTGTTCATAAACAGTGCCGCAGCCAAATGTTACTGGCTTATTTTGATGAGCCCAACGCCCGCAAATGCGGCATCTGCGATGTTTGCCTCGACGAAAAGCGCCACAAAAACGAAGATGAACTTTTTGATAACATTACCAACGAGGTTGTACAACTGCTCAGCATCTCAACCCCCGATATCGGCACATTGATAACCACCATCAACATAGGTACCGAAAAAGATAAAATGGAAACCATCCGCCTGCTGCTTGATGCCGGCAAAATAAAAACCGACGGGGAGAAGTATTATCTTTAA
- a CDS encoding GIN domain-containing protein, producing MKTNLIAIFTVIVTVLGITNSTYASVDNNNNKGVVLTDISSINKIEVYGNVQVYVTTGTADQVKVYNQYYAESALVQSQKGVLRISSYKTEKLVVWVTAKELSSITAYDNAEIKSFGNLSSIELDVKLYNNASADLKLDAYSASVTMNDHAKANLSGNVTEYSQVRNIASSVNRTYLVTENATDKLTGAPAKAAEYAGI from the coding sequence ATGAAAACTAACTTAATAGCCATTTTTACAGTAATAGTTACCGTATTGGGCATCACAAATTCAACTTACGCATCTGTAGATAATAATAACAATAAAGGCGTAGTTTTAACCGATATCAGCAGCATCAATAAAATAGAAGTTTACGGTAACGTACAGGTATACGTTACTACCGGGACAGCCGACCAGGTAAAGGTTTACAACCAATATTATGCCGAAAGCGCTTTGGTACAATCACAAAAAGGTGTATTGAGGATTTCATCATACAAAACCGAAAAACTGGTGGTTTGGGTTACTGCAAAAGAGCTTTCCTCAATAACCGCTTATGATAATGCCGAAATAAAATCATTCGGAAACTTATCATCTATCGAGCTTGATGTTAAATTGTACAACAATGCGTCTGCCGATTTAAAATTAGATGCCTACAGCGCCAGTGTTACCATGAATGATCATGCAAAAGCAAATTTAAGCGGCAATGTAACTGAATATAGCCAGGTACGTAACATAGCATCAAGTGTTAACCGCACTTACCTGGTGACTGAAAATGCAACCGATAAATTAACCGGTGCACCAGCCAAAGCCGCCGAATATGCAGGTATATAA